In Crassostrea angulata isolate pt1a10 chromosome 4, ASM2561291v2, whole genome shotgun sequence, one genomic interval encodes:
- the LOC128182047 gene encoding uncharacterized protein LOC128182047, which yields MNLSMISTVTLCLAAAICVTYAQLECARYPLCADSMFNEPTVVETRFNNSFLDSVKLIERYSYYRCDPAEEKYGVGPDSKEWWVFKGCGGIFEVKECAEDANVALQQKPKEMIKNHHREIDRKCRQGLGLDKPEKAAESF from the exons ATGAACCTGTCCATGATCTCAACAGTGACCCTGTGTCTTGCGGCGGCCATATGTGTGACGTATGCACAAT tGGAATGTGCCAGGTACCCGTTGTGCGCCGACAGTATGTTCAATGAACCCACGGTGGTGGAGACCCGATTCAACAATTCCTTCCTCGACTCAGTCAAACTCATCGAACGCTACTCTTACTACCGGTGTGACCCCGCGGAGGAAAAGTACGGTGTGGGGCCTGATAGTAAGGAGTGGTGGGTGTTCAAAGGCTGCGGAGGGATATTTGAGGTGAAAGAGTGCGCGGAGGACGCGAATGTAGCGTTGCAGCAGAAACCAAAGGAAATGATCAAAAACCACCATCGGGAAATCGACCGCAAATGCCGCCAAGGACTTGGACTGGACAAACCAGAG AAAGCGGCAGAGTCGTTTTAA
- the LOC128182046 gene encoding prominin-1-A-like: MTFLVFQMDIRVIILILGVSLMIQIDPVGSATITDYFGNKVYDNGTIEWGPVPSGTKYKTTNTYSDGGLGTLFAFARSFVNTIQPKPFPFSLIKKIMNGEFDIGAQYMELINYAMGFAVCVVIGLLYVVFLPLCGCCFCCCRCCGNCGGDLKAEYDDNEDCKRMGFAQAVFLLAVLMTASAGCIYATNGRFTVALSYADVNIADNLDDVYAYSLNTQSQFRYVAIDMYAIISQAIIRDISGIGTVLTTKIFAVLSIDPVINAVLALDTTLNEIDTNLDAVIADKNTLVTAANTLSSSLSTLKSAIDSTKSGCSSDCTPTTVCNSFDTSSMTMNADFSTLPDLTSTQTAIKDVVAKNLTKVALEAKAALDNMQTTIDGQTGSIQSSLESTLNTFKATLNTMVDDFLAQINNAFNTRELKNSMRGFFGSALDYDVYRQYFGYGLMGVFSFIPLLLVGGMLCGCCCKKDVKPTKRGGCESCGGCLLILAVAIMFLIGALLMLLTTVAFMIGGNFEKICQTFLDMSIFRDFVDDGGVPGFNLGQMILNDPAANISLYGTLLGCRMNKAPFELLSLEKIIPIDNYLNYSQYMGDIDTQINSISTAVDLSSFKVLTPEMNTALNDFKNSGISSIDFAAINTTLGQSTVTIDFNSMISGMESIRDQCTGTSRNNWIQHITDTKTIRDTTLPAVETAKTNLQTSVGKLEGSVGGVTTKIDDVLATAATADSQIQNNATAVLNDVALTYKNLILGYIDSYFARTRSLISNDLAACLPLWNLYESFTTMLCSYTVDALNGFWFGTGWALILFVPTIITSVKLSKYYRRMKECEGYGSDSEDDDDYSDSDDDDVFQPRYNQVSPK, encoded by the exons ATGACATTTCTAGTTTTCCAAATGGATATCCGGGTCATTATCCTTATCCTTGGTGTATCACTTATGATACAAATAGACCCCGTGGGATCCGCTACCATCACCGATTACTTTGGGAACAAGGTTTACGACAATGGTACGATAGAATGGGGCCCTGTGCCCTCTGGGACCAAGTATAAGACCACCAATACGTACAGTGATGGAGGGCTGGGGACGCTGTTCGCCTTCGCCAGGAGTTTTGTCAACACTATCCAGCCCAAACCTTTCCCGTTTA GTCTGATAAAGAAGATTATGAATGGCGAATTTGACATCGGTGCACAATACATGGAG CTAATTAACTATGCCATGGGGTTCGCGGTGTGTGTGGTGATAGGCCTCCTCTATGTGGTGTTCCTGCCTCTCTGTGGTTGCTGTTTCTGTTGCTGCCGTTGCTGCGGTAACTGCGGTGGCGACCTTAAAGCG GAGTATGATGACAACGAGGACTGTAAGAGAATGGGGTTTGCTCAAGCGGTGTTTCTGTTGGCTGTTCTGATGAC GGCGTCCGCTGGTTGTATTTACGCCACTAACGGCCGCTTTACCGTGGCGCTGTCTTACGCCGACGTTAACATTGCTGACAACCTAGACGACGTTTATGCTTACTCGCTGAACACTCAATCG CAATTTCGTTACGTTGCTATCGACATGTACGCTATCATTTCTCAAGCAATCATCAGAGATATATCAG GCATTGGAACTGTTTTGACAACAAAGATTTTCGCCGTGCTAAGCATTGACCCTGTGATAAATGCTGTTTTGGCACTTGATACTA CTTTGAACGAAATCGACACCAATTTGGATGCAGTGATAGCAGACAAGAACACCCTGGTTACAGCAGCTAACACGCTCTCCAGCAGCCTGTCCACCCTCAAGTCAGCAATTGACTCGACCAAGTCAGGATGTTCCAGTGACTGCACCCCTACAACAGTCTGCAACAGTTTTGATACGTCATCGATGACGATGAACGCTGATTTTTCCACG CTTCCAGATTTGACCTCTACACAGACTGCAATTAAGGATGTCGTTGCCAAAAACCTTACTAAAGTAGCGCTGGAG GCCAAAGCTGCTTTGGATAACATGCAGACGACGATAGACGGCCAGACAGGATCCATCCAGTCCT CACTTGAGAGCACGCTGAACACTTTCAAAGCCACGCTTAATACAATGGTGGATGATTTCCTGGCTCAAATCAACAAC GCCTTCAATACTCGAGAGTTGAAGAACTCGATGCGCGGGTTCTTTGGTTCAGCTTTAGACTACGATGTCTACAG GCAGTACTTCGGCTATGGTTTGATGGGCGTTTTCTCCTTCATACCACTGCTTTTGGTTGGTGGAATGCTTTGTGGATGCTGTTGTAAAAAGGATGTAAAACCAACCAAGCGTGGAGGGTGCGAGAGTTGTGGAGGATGCTTGCTCATTCT AGCTGTCGCCATTATGTTCTTGATAGGAGCCCTCTTGATGTTGCTAACAACTGTGGCCTTTATGATCGGAGGAAACTTTGagaaaatctgtcaaacttTTCTCGACATGTCCATTTTCCGTGAT TTTGTGGATGACGGGGGTGTACCCGGATTTAACTTGGGACAGATGATCCTGAACGATCCCGCAGCAAACATCAGTTTATACGGGACACTTCT AGGTTGTAGAATGAATAAAGCCCCGTTCGAATTACTATCGTTGGAGAAAATAATTCCAATTGACAACTATTTGAACTACAGTCAG TACATGGGTGACATCGACACACAAATCAACTCCATCAGTACGGCTGTGGACCTCTCGTCCTTTAAGGTACTTACCCCAGAAATGAACACGGCGCTGAACGACTTCAAGAACTCTGGCATCTCTAGCATAGATTTCGCCGCCATCAATACCACG CTCGGGCAAAGTACGGTGACCATTGACTTTAACTCGATGATCTCTGGAATGGAGTCTATTCGAGACCAATGTACGGGAACCTCGAGG AACAACTGGATTCAGCACATTACGGATACGAAAACAATTCGAGACACAACCCTTCCAGCTGTAGAAACTGCGAAA ACGAACTTGCAAACCTCGGTTGGCAAACTAGAAGGATCCGTAGGAGGCGTGACG ACTAAAATTGATGACGTATTGGCCACTGCTGCCACGGCCGATAGTCAAATCCAGAACAACGCCACGGCTGTATTAAATGat gTCGCCTTAACCTACAAAAACCTTATCCTCGGCTACATTGATTCTTATTTTGCTCGAACTCGCTCTTTG ATATCCAATGATCTGGCGGCCTGTCTGCCACTGTGGAATCTGTACGAGTCCTTCACGACCATGCTCTGTAGCTACACAGTTGATGCTCTC AATGGATTTTGGTTTGGCACTGGCTGGGCACTGATCCTGTTTGTTCCTACAATTATCACCTCTGTAAAGTTATCCAAATACTACCGACGAATGAAGGAGTGCGAGGGATATGGAAG TGACTCGGAAGATGACGATGATTACAG cgATTCTGACGACGATGATGTTTTCCAACCCAG GTACAACCAAGTGTCGCCAAAATAA